The sequence CCTGCTCtacaaagaaacaaaagaaaataggaTTGTACTCCGGCACTACTCGAAGTATGCTCAAAAGTTCTACTGGGTACAAACTCCTACGTATGCTACAGAGATCTGACAAAGTTCGAGACAAATAAAATTCCCTTATCATCACCCAAACTCAGAATAACTATCACAATCTATTAATTTTTACTCCTCTTATCAGGCAAACGCACACGCGCTCACCTTTGAAATTGATAAAGAGTAAATACTTGTTGCAAAATCTTGATTCCTCTTATTTGTCTCAAATACGTTCGAATGGTAGTCGTGAAAGTTCAGTTCTACCCCAACAGTTGTGCATTATGGTTGAGAAAGTGATTTTAGCTTATTCCGGTGGTCTGGATACCAGCTGCATCCTGAAATGGTTGTTGGACAAGGGATATGAAGTGATCTGTTTGATGGCCGATGTTGGACAAAAGGAAGACTTTGAGGCGGCACGTCAGAAGGCATTGAAAATTGGCGCATCTGATGTCATTGTTACCGACGTGAAAGAGAAATTTGTTGAGCACTACATCTGGCCAGCCATTCAAATGGGCTTGATTTATGAGGAGCGCTATTTGTTGGGCACCTCATTGGCGCGCCCCTGCATCTCCGTCGCGCTAGTCGAGGCGGCTAAAAAGTATGACGCCAAGTATTTAGCGCACGGCGCCACCGGCAAAGGAAACGATCAGGTGCGCTTCGAGTTGAACGCATATGCGCTGCTGCCTCATATTAAGGTGAGTATTTTCAAGGAACTTGAGAGAACGTATGTAACTTGTGCATGCGGATTCTCCATTTAgaaagaatataattttcatGAAATCTAACTTTGGCTGCGAAAGGCGGACTCAAACTCTAATCTAACTACTCTCATTTCGTATCCCTTTTCGTGTgttacataatttcatttgcctTTTTGTTCGCAGATCATTGCACCGTGGCGTGATGATGAATTTTGCAAACGCTTCCAAGGCCGTTTGGATCTCATCGAATACGCCAAAAACCACGGCATACCAGTGAGTGCGAAACCAGCCGCCCCTTGGAGTACAGATGCCAATATCATGCATATCAGCTACGAGTCTGGCGTTTTAGAAGATCCCTTCCATGTCGCACCCGAATCACTGTACGAAATGACGGTCGATCCAAATACCAAGGCACCAAAGTCACCCAAACGTGTTTCGGTGCACTTCTCCAGCGGTCTACCCACCCTCGTCGTCGATCAATCGACGGGTAAACAGTACACAAAACCTTTTGAAATTCTGCAATTTCTGAACGAAGTAGGTGGCGCCTACGGCATTGGACGTATTGATATTGTGGAGAATCGTTTTGTAGGGCTGAAGTCGCGTGGCGTCTACGAAACTCCTGGCGGTAATATACTCTTCACCGCCCATCAGGATTTGGAAGTATTCTGTTTGGATCGTGAAGTTTTGCGCACCAAGCAAATTTTACGTAATCGCATGGCCGATTATGTGTACAATGGTTTCTGGTTCAGTCCGGAGGCACAATACGCACGTCGTTGCATTGAAATCTCACAGGAACACGTAAGCGGTGAGGTAATTGTTGAATTGGCACCGGGTTATGCGCGCGCCATTGCACGCAAGTCGGCCAAGGAGTCGGGTGGTTTGTACAACGAAGAGCTGGTTTCCATGGATGTACATGGCGGTTATGTGGCGAACGATGCGAGCGGTTTCATTGCCATCAATTCGGTGCGCATCAGGGAGCATGTGCGCGCTTTCGGCGATTACAAATTGAACTGAAGTGTGTGGGGGGAAGtgtgtattggaaattttgtaataaaactataaactaaaaaataaaaatcctcaaagtatacttaattaatttttggtgaGGCTATGCATGAAGTTTCTTTTGAGGAGCGGAGACGGCACTTTTTGGAAATCCTCTTTAGTTCAAACCAGCTGAGTTTGTTAAGAAATAGTTATTTTGCTCGTTTTGCTCAAAAACTTTTACTTTCATAAGCGATTCTATAGCGAAATAACCATAGCTGCGACGATAAGAGCGTCAATCAAGAAtaagtaaaaatacaataagtaAAATTTCTGACGCTTAATCTTCGTGTAGTTCCGTGGAGATGAATAAGACCCAAAAGTCGCGTATTATGAGCCACTCAGTAGCTGGATTCCAAGTCCCACTATTTATCATTGTGACGAGGTTCTAACTGATTGCGGATGTCGATAGATCCAAACAAAATCCAACATACTGAGAATCGGGTTCTATAGCTTCCTTTCCTTCACAGAAAGCACTACAGCGATAAGTGAAAAGCTATGAAGTACAGACAAAGCCCACTGAATATCGCAATCTATAGCCTCCTCCTAACACTTCAGCCCACAAGCTCCATCAACATCACGGCAGCGCATGGGTAATTGctggtataaaaataaaaccaaaaaacatcccaaatataattaattaagatATATACAACTTTcgtgttttcaatatttaattatttttattatttttttttttataatagttgctttacatttttatgaattttaggaCTAATTTCTATATTAAGGAAAGttcttaaatataataataaaataaaatacgtgcacatatatttgaaaattactatACTGTTTtccttcatcatcatcat comes from Anastrepha ludens isolate Willacy chromosome 3, idAnaLude1.1, whole genome shotgun sequence and encodes:
- the LOC128856735 gene encoding argininosuccinate synthase, translating into MVEKVILAYSGGLDTSCILKWLLDKGYEVICLMADVGQKEDFEAARQKALKIGASDVIVTDVKEKFVEHYIWPAIQMGLIYEERYLLGTSLARPCISVALVEAAKKYDAKYLAHGATGKGNDQVRFELNAYALLPHIKIIAPWRDDEFCKRFQGRLDLIEYAKNHGIPVSAKPAAPWSTDANIMHISYESGVLEDPFHVAPESLYEMTVDPNTKAPKSPKRVSVHFSSGLPTLVVDQSTGKQYTKPFEILQFLNEVGGAYGIGRIDIVENRFVGLKSRGVYETPGGNILFTAHQDLEVFCLDREVLRTKQILRNRMADYVYNGFWFSPEAQYARRCIEISQEHVSGEVIVELAPGYARAIARKSAKESGGLYNEELVSMDVHGGYVANDASGFIAINSVRIREHVRAFGDYKLN